The window GCCGAACGGCGCCGCCGTGACCGTGCCGACATAGGGCAGGAAGTTCTGCACGCGGGTCTGGTTGTAGGACGCGGAGGCCAGCACGGTCAGGCTGGTGTCGGCGTCCGGCTTCCACGTCACCGAGGGCGCAATGAAAAAGTTGTTGTTGGGCGTGAAGTCGGTCTGGGTACCGCCGCCCTGCACCTGGCCGACCAAACGGGTGTACAGCTTGCCGTTTTCCGGGGAGATCGCGACCGGGCCGCCGAAATCGAACGCCGTGTAGCCGTTGCCGAAGTTGTCGACGCCGGCCTCGATGTAGCGGATCGGCTCCGATGGCGGCAGCTTGCTGACGGCGTTGACGATGCCGCTCGGGCTCGATCCGCCGTACAGCACGGCGGAGGGGCCGCGCAACACTTCGACGCGCTCGAGATTGAACGGCTGCAGCTTCCAGGTCGCGAACGCCGTCGAGAACAACTGGATGCCGTCGAGGAACAGGCTGTTGTCGTCGGACTTGAAGCCGCGGATCAGGAACCAGTCGTTGCGGGTATCGGCGCCGAAATAGCCGCCGACGATGCCAGGCGTGTAGCGCACGATCTCGTCGAACTTCTTCGGCTTCTGGTCGCGGATCTGTTCGGCGCCGATGACCGAGATCGCCTGCGGCGTTTCATTGATCGGCGTATTGGTCTTGGTGCCGGCCATGCTGCGATTGGCGACATAGCCCCGGATCGCGCCACGCGGGCTTTCAACAAAGGGGGCATCGCGTTTGGCGACGGGCACGCGTGAGGCGGCGGCGCTGCGGGTCGCGCGCGGGGTGCGGCGCGGTGCCGCAGCGGCACGACGGCGTTGTTCGGGCTGGCTGACGACCACCGGCGGCAGCGGCTGCACGCCGCTCTGCGATGCTGCAGCATTTGATTGCTGAGCCAGCGACGAGTTCAGCGTCAGCGCACTGAACGCACAAGCCGCCGACCACATGGCCAGGCGCGACAGATGAATCTTCTTCAACACAGTCCCCGATCGTAGTTCTTCGCATCGCTCGCAGCGAAATGACGCAGCGCTTCGTTCCAGATCGGGTTATGCGAGCGCGATCGACAACTCCAATAGAAGGCCTCTAGACAAAAGCGTTGCACACACACTGTGTCCGCGGTGCCGCAGTTTCTGCGCGCAATGGTTGTTCGTGCATGGAAGCGTCCCGGACGCGGGCATTGTTCCCTGCTTGATTCTGCGAACATTTGAATCGATCCAAACTGTTGGAAACGATGACCGCAGAACATCCGCCACAGCCGCGTTCCCTATTCGTCTGGTTCAGCAACCAGCCTTATCTGCTGCTCAGCCTGACCTCGCTGTTCTGGGCCGGCAACATGGTGCTCGGGCGTTATGTGTCCGGTCATGTCCCGCCGGTGACGATGGCCTGCGTGCGCTGGATCGGCGCATTCTTCCTGCTGCTGCCGTTCGCGTGGCCGCATCTGCGGCGCGACTGGCCCATCTTGCGCGCGCATATCCCGCTGATGCTGATGCTGGCTTTCACGGGGTTCGCCGCCAACACCGTGCTGGCCTATTGGGGCCTGAAATATACCCAGGCGCTGAACGCGCTGCTGATCCAGTCGGCCGGGCCGCTGTGCGTCGCGCTGTGGACGCTGATCCTGTTCGGCGTGCGGCTGACGCTGGCGCAACTGCTCGGCATCGCGGCCTCGCTGCTCGGCGTGCTGGCCATCATCCTGCGCGGCGATCTCGCGGCGCTGGCCAGCGTCGAGATCAACAAGGGTGACGCAATGGTGGCCGCGGCCTTGCTGGTGTTCGGGATCTACTCGGCATTGATGCTGCGCCGGCCGGTGACGCATCCGATGTCGCTGATCGCCTTCACCACCGGCTGCGGCGCGCTGATGACGATCCCGCTCAACATCTGGGAACTGGCCTCGGGCGCGCCGCTGGTGCTCGACATGCTCACCCTGGTCACGCTGATCTACATGATCATCTTTCCCTCGGCGCTGGCCTATCTGTTCTTCAACCGCGGCATCGCCCTGATCGGCCCGAACCGCGCCGCGCCGTTCTTCCATATGATGCCGGTGTTCGGCTCGGCGATGGCGATCGTCTTCCTCGGCGAAAAACCGGAGCTGTTTCACCTCGTTGGATACGTTCTGGTGCTGGCCGGGGTGTTTATTGCGTCACGGCGATAGTTGCGCATCGGAGGCGACAGAGCCAACATGGCGGAAAAGGGCATCCGATGAGACCTTTCTCGCTCGCCCACCTCACCGTGCTGTCGCTGGCGCCGCCCGACATGATCGACGTCGCCGCGCGCTGCGGCTATCAGAGCGTCGGGCTGCGGCTGATCGCCGTGACCGCGGAGAGCCCTGGCTATCCGCTGATGCACGACAAGGCGATGATGCGTGACACCAAGGCGCGCCTCGCCGCAACCGGCGTGCGTGTGCTCGATATCGAATTCGTCAAGATCACGCCGGAGATCGACGTCGCAGCACTCGAGCCCGTGATCGCGGCCGGCGCGGAGCTTGGCGCGCGGCACCTCATTTGTGCGCCCTACGATCCGGACCTCGCTCGCCTTGCCGACCGGCTCGGCACCCTCGCCGATCTCGCCGCGCCCTATCATCTGAGCGCTATCATGGAGTTCTTTCCCTGGACCGTGGTGTCGAATCTGCGCGCGGCACGCGCTGTTGTCGAAGCTGCCGGCCGTGCCAACACCGGCATCCTCGTCGACGTGCTGCATTTCGACCGCTCCGACAACAGCCTCAAAGAGCTCGATGAAATGCCGCCGCACATGCTGCCGTTCGTCCATGTCTGCGATGCACCGGCGGAGAAGCCGGCCACAACGGACGCGATGCTGCACACCGCTCGCGCCGAGCGGCTGCCGCCTGGCGAGGGCGGCATCGATATCCGCACCATCGTCGCACATATGCCGAAGGGCATTCCTGTGGCGCTGGAAGTGCCGATGGACACGCTGACCCGCGAACGCGGCCCGGAAGAAGTCGCTCGCCGCGCCATCGCTGGCGCCAAGCGCGTGCTGGCGGATTCCACGATCGAGCCGCGCGACATCTAACTAGCGCCAATTGCCCCCTCAGGCACCGCCGATCAAAATCCCGACACCGAGTACGATGACGCCGCCGAGCACGATCTGAAACACCGCCTGCAGGAATGGCGTGTCCATGAAGCGTGCCCTGACGTAAGCGATCGCCCACAGTTCGAAGAACACCACGACGCCGGCAATCGCGGTGGCGATCCAGAACGCGTTGGGCCAGCTGTCCGGCACCAGATAGGGCATGGTGTGGCCGAGGCCGCCGAGCGCCGTCATCAGTCCGCAGATGCCGCCACGCAGCCACGGCGAGCCGCGCCCTGTCATCGAGCCATCGTCGGACAATGCTTCCGCAAAACCCATGCTGATGCCGGCGCCGATCGAGGCCGCGAGGCCGACGAGAAAGGTCTGCCAGTTGTGATGGGTGGCGAACGCCGCCGCGAACAACGGCGCCAGCGTCGAGACCGAACCGTCCATCAGGCCGGCGAGACCGGGCTGGACATATTGCAGCACGAACATCCGTCGCCGCGTCTTGTCCTCTTCGCCGCGCGCATCCGGCGTCAGGATGCTCTGCGAAAGTTTGGCCGCGAGATGCTCGTGGCCTTTCTCCAGTTCGGCGAGATCGCCGAGCAGCTTGCGGACGCCGACGTCGGTGGCCTGTTCCGCGGCCTTTGCGTAGAAGCGCTCGGCCTCGAACTCCATCGTCTCGGCTTCCTTG is drawn from Nitrobacteraceae bacterium AZCC 2146 and contains these coding sequences:
- a CDS encoding drug/metabolite transporter (DMT)-like permease (product_source=COG0697; cath_funfam=1.10.10.460; cog=COG0697; pfam=PF00892; superfamily=103481; transmembrane_helix_parts=Inside_1_12,TMhelix_13_35,Outside_36_44,TMhelix_45_67,Inside_68_78,TMhelix_79_101,Outside_102_110,TMhelix_111_132,Inside_133_138,TMhelix_139_161,Outside_162_170,TMhelix_171_188,Inside_189_194,TMhelix_195_213,Outside_214_227,TMhelix_228_250,Inside_251_261,TMhelix_262_281,Outside_282_285,TMhelix_286_303,Inside_304_305): MTAEHPPQPRSLFVWFSNQPYLLLSLTSLFWAGNMVLGRYVSGHVPPVTMACVRWIGAFFLLLPFAWPHLRRDWPILRAHIPLMLMLAFTGFAANTVLAYWGLKYTQALNALLIQSAGPLCVALWTLILFGVRLTLAQLLGIAASLLGVLAIILRGDLAALASVEINKGDAMVAAALLVFGIYSALMLRRPVTHPMSLIAFTTGCGALMTIPLNIWELASGAPLVLDMLTLVTLIYMIIFPSALAYLFFNRGIALIGPNRAAPFFHMMPVFGSAMAIVFLGEKPELFHLVGYVLVLAGVFIASRR
- a CDS encoding sugar phosphate isomerase/epimerase (product_source=COG1082; cath_funfam=3.20.20.150; cog=COG1082; pfam=PF01261; superfamily=51658) — its product is MRPFSLAHLTVLSLAPPDMIDVAARCGYQSVGLRLIAVTAESPGYPLMHDKAMMRDTKARLAATGVRVLDIEFVKITPEIDVAALEPVIAAGAELGARHLICAPYDPDLARLADRLGTLADLAAPYHLSAIMEFFPWTVVSNLRAARAVVEAAGRANTGILVDVLHFDRSDNSLKELDEMPPHMLPFVHVCDAPAEKPATTDAMLHTARAERLPPGEGGIDIRTIVAHMPKGIPVALEVPMDTLTRERGPEEVARRAIAGAKRVLADSTIEPRDI
- a CDS encoding rubrerythrin (product_source=COG1633; cath_funfam=1.20.1260.10; cog=COG1633; ko=KO:K22737; pfam=PF02915; superfamily=47240,52096; transmembrane_helix_parts=Inside_1_171,TMhelix_172_194,Outside_195_203,TMhelix_204_226,Inside_227_237,TMhelix_238_260,Outside_261_269,TMhelix_270_292,Inside_293_298,TMhelix_299_321,Outside_322_323), producing the protein MKAFAELTEREVLAVAISGEEEDSRIYLSFAEDLADRYPDSAKVFSEMAEEEKGHRHLLLQMYEERFGPNLPPIRRGDVKGFIRRRPIWLTRNLSLDTIRKEAETMEFEAERFYAKAAEQATDVGVRKLLGDLAELEKGHEHLAAKLSQSILTPDARGEEDKTRRRMFVLQYVQPGLAGLMDGSVSTLAPLFAAAFATHHNWQTFLVGLAASIGAGISMGFAEALSDDGSMTGRGSPWLRGGICGLMTALGGLGHTMPYLVPDSWPNAFWIATAIAGVVVFFELWAIAYVRARFMDTPFLQAVFQIVLGGVIVLGVGILIGGA